The sequence below is a genomic window from Polaribacter vadi.
CTCATGGACAAATATGGAGTCAATCTACCTTACCTAATGAAGTTGATAAAAAAGACAAACATCAAAAAGCATATTTTGATAAAAATAATTCAAGTCTTTTAGGCGATTATTTACAGCAAGAATTAAAAGCAAAAGAACGTATTATTTTTGAAAATGAAGATTTTGTAGTTTTAATTCCTTTTTGGGCAGTTTGGCCTTTTGAATCCATGATTGCTCCTAAAAAAGTAAAGAAAAATATTTTAGAATTATCAGATGTTGAAGCAAAGAATTATGCTGAAGCAATTTCGGTAATTACAAAAGCATATGATAAATTGTTTAATACTTCTTTTCCATATTCAAGTGGAATTCATCAAGCACCTACAAATGGAGAAGCAAACGAACACTGGCATTTTCACATGAGTTTTTATCCACCTTTATTAAGAAGTGCAACTGTTAAGAAATTTATGGTTGGTTATGAGATGTTTGGATCGCCTCAAAGAGATATTACAGCAGAAATTGCAGCAAAAAGACTAAAAGATTTGGTTTAGTGTTTTTAAAATCAATAGAAAGTAAATTTAGATATTGATAATAATTAATAAAAAACAACTTTCTATTAAATAATTGTCAATATAAAATAATAAAAAAGTATTATTCATAAAAGTTTTTAATCTTTATTGATAATATTTGTGTAGCTAAATTAAATCTTTAGATTTGCTTCTCAAACAAAGAACATTAAAATGTTAAACAACAATTTTACAAATTTCTATTTTTACTTTTATTTTTTTAATAAGAGGAGAGACTTTGTATGCTGTTAACAAATACACATAATATATAAAGTCTCGAATTTAATTCGAGGCTTTTTTTTTGATATAATTATAAAAGTTGAAGAAAACAATTGCCATACAAGGAGCTGAAGGCTCAAACCATCATAAAGTTGCAAGAGACTTTTATGGAGATAAAATTGCGTTAAAAGAATGTATGTCTTTTGATGTTTTGGTTGATAGTTTGTTGGATAAATCTGCAAATTTGGGAGTTATGGCTTTAGAAAATACCATTGCAGGTTCCATAATTCCTAATTATGCTTTAATTGATAACAATAATTTACACATTATTGGCGAGCAATATTTGAATATTCATCACCATTTAATGGCTTTAAAAGGTCAAAAAATTGAAGATATTAAAGAAGTTTGTTCACACCCAATGGCTTTGTTGCAGTGCAAAGAGTTTTTTAAAAAATATCCGCATATTAAATTAGTAGAAGATGTAGATACAGCAGAAGTTGCGAAAAGAATCGCCAAAGAAAATTTGATTGGTATTGCAGCAATTGCTCCAAAAATAGCCGCAGAAATTTTTGGATTGGCAGTTTTAGAAGATGAAATTCAAACGATAAAAGACAATTCAACACGTTTTGTAATTGTACAAACAGATAAACCTGCAGAAGATGAAACTGTAAATAAAGCCTCTATAAAGTTTCAATTAAGCCATAAAAGAGGAAGTTTAGCAGCCATTTTAAATGCGATGAGCGATTGTAAAATGAACCTGACTAAAATTCAATCTTTACCTGTAATTGAAACACCTTGGAAATATTCCTTTTTTGTTGATGTTACTTTTGAAGATTATAATGATTATAAAAAAGCAATTTCTTTGATAGAAATTATGGCAGAAGATTTTAAAGTTTTAGGAGTTTTTAAAAATGGTAGACAAAGCCTATCCTGAATTTATTTCAGGAACTTAATATAATAAATATGATTAAAGCAGCCAAAAGATTAGATACAGTTCAAGAATACTATTTCTCTAAAAAATTGAGAGAAGTACGTGGTTTAATGGCAGATGGAAAACCAATTATTAATATGGGAATTGGTTCTCCAGATTTGCAGCCGCCAGCAAAAGTAATTGAAGCAATTCAAGGAAGTTTGGGAGATGCAAGTGCGCATAAATATCAATCATATCAAGGTTTGCCAGAATTAAGAAATGCCATTGCAACTTTTTATAAAAATAAATTTTCTGTAGATGCAAATCCAGAAAGTGAAATTTTACCTTTAATGGGAAGCAAAGAAGGTATTATGCACATTTCTATGGCTTTTTTAAATGAAGGAGACCAAGTATTAATTCCAAATCCTGGCTATCCAACCTATACTTCTGTAACCAAATTAGTAGGTGCAGAACCGCTGTTTTATAATTTGAGTGATGCAACAAATTGGCAACCAAATTTTGATGCATTAGAAAAACAAGATTTGAGTAAAGTAAAAATAATGTGGGTAAATTATCCACATATGCCAACAGGTACCAATGGAACGTTACAAATGTTCGAAAAGTTAGTTGCTTTTGGGTTAAAACACAACATTTTAATCATTAATGATAATCCTTATAGTTTTATTTTAAACGAGAATCCAATAAGTATTTTACAAGTTGAAGGCGCAAAAGAGGTTGCTTTAGAGTTAAATTCTTTAAGCAAAACCTTTAATATGGCTGGTTGGCGAGTTGGAATGTTGTTAGGAAATGCAACTTATATCAACGAAGTTTTAAAAGTAAAATCGAACATGGATTCTGGAATGTTTTACGGAATTCAAAAAGGAGCCATTGAAGCTTTACAATTACCAAACGATTGGTTTTATCAACAAAATAAAATTTACAAAGAACGCAGAGATTTAATTTGGCAATTAGCAGATAAATTAGATGCAGTTTATGATAAAAACTCCACTGGTTTATTTGTTTGGGCAAAAATTCCTGAAGGAAAAAAATCTGAAGAAGTTACAGATGCAGTTTTATATGAAAAAGATATTTTTATAACACCAGGAACCATTTTTGGTTCTCAAGGAGAAGGTTATATTCGATTTTCTTTGTGTGTAACATCAGAGGTAATTAAGGAAGCAATTAGTAGATTTGATTAAAAAGTCGGCAGTAAATCAGAATATCAATGGGTTTTAACCCATTGATAATAAAGTTAATAAATCCCCTTTCCTTTAGAAAGGGTTAGAGATAGGAAAATGAAAAATATATACATGATTGGTGTTGGTTTAATTGGCGGTAGTTTTGCTATCGACATTAAAAAACACAATCCAGAAGCTATAATTCACGGAATTAGTAGAAAAGATGAAACCTTAAACAAGGCTTTAGAATTAAAACTAATTGATAAAAAAGCAACGTTAGACGATTTAGAAAATGCAGACTTGGTTATTGTATCAATTCCTGTAGATGCAACCGTAAAATTGTTGCCAACTATTTTAGATAAAATTTCAGAAAACGGTTTGGTTATAGATGCAGGTTCTACAAAAGAAGCAATTTGTAAAGTGGTTGAACATCATCCAAAAAGAAGAAATTTTTTAGCTTGTCATCCAATTGCAGGAACAGAAAAGTCTGGACCAACAGCAGCAATATCTGGCTTGTATAAAGGGAAAACGAACATTATTTGCGAAGTTGAAAAAACAACTTTTAAGTTGCAAGAAAAAGCATTGAAGCTTTTTACGGACATTGGAATGCGTATTCGTTATATGGATCCAGTTTCGCATGATAAACATATTGCGTATGTTTCGCACTTATCTCACATAAGCGCATTTATGTTGGGTAAAACAGTTATCAATAAAGAAAAAAATGAACGCGATATTTTTGATATGGCAGGTTCTGGTTTCGAATCTACAGTTCGTTTGGCAAAAAGTTCGCCAGCAATGTGGACACCAATTTTTAAACAGAATAAAGAGAATATATTAGAAACATTAGAAGAATACATTAGCAATTTACAACATTTTAAAGAGTTGATGCAACAAGATAATTTCTCCGAAATTTTTAACGAAATGGAGAATACAAATTATATAAAACAAATTTTAAACGGCATAAAGTAAAAGCCAAAATAAGTAGAAAGATGAAGAATACAAAAGAATTAAGAACATGGTTGGATGATATGAAATTAGATCATCCTCTAGTAATAGCAGGGCCTTGTAGTGCAGAAACTGAAGAACAAGTTTTAAAAATTGCACACGAATTAAAAGATTCTGATGTAAACTATTTTAGAGCAGGAATATGGAAACCAAGAACAAGACCAGGAATGTTTGAAGGCGTTGGCGAACTTGGTTTAAGATGGTTAAAAAAGGTAAAAGAGCAAACAGGCATGAAAACCTGTACAGAAGTTGCTAATGCTGCACATTGTAAATTAGCAATTGACAACGATGTTGATTTATTATGGATTGGTGCAAGAACTGCAGTATCTCCTTTTATTATGCAAGAAATTGCAGATGCTTTGCATGGAACAGACAAAATTGTGTTGGTTAAAAATCCAATAAATCCAGATTTAGCTTTATGGTTAGGGGGAATTGAAAGATTATACACAGCAGATATTAAAAATTTAGGCGCAATTCATAGAGGTTTTTCAACATACGAAAAATCAAAATATAGAAATGTTCCAGAATGGCAAATCGCTATTGAATTCCAAAATCGTTTTCCAGATTTACCTTTAATTTGCGATCCATCTCATATTACAGGAAACAGAGAAATGATTTTTGACGTTTCTCAAACAGCTTTAGATTTAAATTTCGATGGTTTAATGATTGAAACGCATTTCGATCCAGATAATGCTTGGAGTGATGCTGCACAGCAAGTTACACCAACAAAGTTGAAGCAAATTATGCAAGATTTAAAAATTAGAAAAGAAACCAATACAGAAGCAGATTACGAAAATTCTTTAAATAATTTACGTGCTCAAATAAACGTAGCAGATGATCAATTGATTGATTTATTAGGAAAAAGAATGAAAGTTTCTGAACAAATTGGTGCTTTAAAGAAAGAAAAAAATGTTGCAGTTTTACAATCTAAACGTTGGAACGAGATTTTAGGTAACATGATTTTAGAAGGCGAAAGCAAAGGTTTAAGCGAAGAATTTGTGTTGAGAATGTTCAAGGCAATTCATCAAGAATCTATCAATCATCAAGAAAAAGTGATTAACGGATAAGTATCCTGCAGGGTTTTAAAAACCTTATAGGTATTATTATAGAACCACAAATTCAAGAATTATTTTTGAGTTTGTGGTTTTCTTTTTGGGCGTTCCCAAACAAAAAAGTTTGGTCAGGCTTTCGCACTCGCTTTTTTTGTGAAAAACAAAAAAGAGCTCAAACAATTGCTCAATCCTTAACGCGAATTGCAAACTAAAAAAGGAAGTTAATTAAAATTACTAATAGAATTTCTAAACCTCACAGGTTTTTAAAACCTGTGAGGTTTTTTAATGACAACAGTGT
It includes:
- a CDS encoding UDP-glucose--hexose-1-phosphate uridylyltransferase, with product MENTNLQDYSHKRFNILTGEWVLVSPHRAKRPWQGQNEEISTEKRPEHDESCYLCARNTRISGDVNPDYKDVFVFTNDFAALQKDSPTFNVNDGLFQAKSETGICKVICFSPDHSKSLAEMEVEDIAKVVKAWQEEYTELGNNDMINYVQIFENKGAVMGCSNPHPHGQIWSQSTLPNEVDKKDKHQKAYFDKNNSSLLGDYLQQELKAKERIIFENEDFVVLIPFWAVWPFESMIAPKKVKKNILELSDVEAKNYAEAISVITKAYDKLFNTSFPYSSGIHQAPTNGEANEHWHFHMSFYPPLLRSATVKKFMVGYEMFGSPQRDITAEIAAKRLKDLV
- a CDS encoding prephenate dehydratase, encoding MKKTIAIQGAEGSNHHKVARDFYGDKIALKECMSFDVLVDSLLDKSANLGVMALENTIAGSIIPNYALIDNNNLHIIGEQYLNIHHHLMALKGQKIEDIKEVCSHPMALLQCKEFFKKYPHIKLVEDVDTAEVAKRIAKENLIGIAAIAPKIAAEIFGLAVLEDEIQTIKDNSTRFVIVQTDKPAEDETVNKASIKFQLSHKRGSLAAILNAMSDCKMNLTKIQSLPVIETPWKYSFFVDVTFEDYNDYKKAISLIEIMAEDFKVLGVFKNGRQSLS
- a CDS encoding pyridoxal phosphate-dependent aminotransferase, whose product is MIKAAKRLDTVQEYYFSKKLREVRGLMADGKPIINMGIGSPDLQPPAKVIEAIQGSLGDASAHKYQSYQGLPELRNAIATFYKNKFSVDANPESEILPLMGSKEGIMHISMAFLNEGDQVLIPNPGYPTYTSVTKLVGAEPLFYNLSDATNWQPNFDALEKQDLSKVKIMWVNYPHMPTGTNGTLQMFEKLVAFGLKHNILIINDNPYSFILNENPISILQVEGAKEVALELNSLSKTFNMAGWRVGMLLGNATYINEVLKVKSNMDSGMFYGIQKGAIEALQLPNDWFYQQNKIYKERRDLIWQLADKLDAVYDKNSTGLFVWAKIPEGKKSEEVTDAVLYEKDIFITPGTIFGSQGEGYIRFSLCVTSEVIKEAISRFD
- a CDS encoding prephenate dehydrogenase, whose protein sequence is MKNIYMIGVGLIGGSFAIDIKKHNPEAIIHGISRKDETLNKALELKLIDKKATLDDLENADLVIVSIPVDATVKLLPTILDKISENGLVIDAGSTKEAICKVVEHHPKRRNFLACHPIAGTEKSGPTAAISGLYKGKTNIICEVEKTTFKLQEKALKLFTDIGMRIRYMDPVSHDKHIAYVSHLSHISAFMLGKTVINKEKNERDIFDMAGSGFESTVRLAKSSPAMWTPIFKQNKENILETLEEYISNLQHFKELMQQDNFSEIFNEMENTNYIKQILNGIK
- a CDS encoding bifunctional 3-deoxy-7-phosphoheptulonate synthase/chorismate mutase type II; the encoded protein is MKNTKELRTWLDDMKLDHPLVIAGPCSAETEEQVLKIAHELKDSDVNYFRAGIWKPRTRPGMFEGVGELGLRWLKKVKEQTGMKTCTEVANAAHCKLAIDNDVDLLWIGARTAVSPFIMQEIADALHGTDKIVLVKNPINPDLALWLGGIERLYTADIKNLGAIHRGFSTYEKSKYRNVPEWQIAIEFQNRFPDLPLICDPSHITGNREMIFDVSQTALDLNFDGLMIETHFDPDNAWSDAAQQVTPTKLKQIMQDLKIRKETNTEADYENSLNNLRAQINVADDQLIDLLGKRMKVSEQIGALKKEKNVAVLQSKRWNEILGNMILEGESKGLSEEFVLRMFKAIHQESINHQEKVING